The window ACATCTTTTCCACCAACTCATTCACTTCGGTTTCCGGCCGATGTGAACTGAGCCGGGTATACCCTTCCAGATCCAGAAACAGGACCGTGACCTCCTTCTTCTCCTTTTCCTGCGTCAACATTTCGGGGTGCTTCTCCACAATCCGTCGCACAGACTGGGGGACAAAGGGGGAGAGATGGGCAAGTTTCTGCGTGATCTCGATCTTTTCCTGTGTGATGGCCCAGTGCCGCTTTGCAGCCATAATCGCGTTCCCGGCAATCTCGGAGAGGTCCTGTATCAGATAGAAGTCTTTTCGGGTAAAACGGGTTCCGGGCCTGGCCACCACACTGATGACCGCCAATATCTTATTGTCTACAAAAATGGGAATGGCTGCTTCGGGTCCGATGTTTACCTCTTCGCCTTCATGACGGACGATGGCCTCGCTCCTGGCGACCACAATCCCCTTTTTCCGGGCAATGGCCTTCTGGATCGCAGGACGCCTTCGCTTGCACAAAATACAGTTGACCGGTCTATCATACAGGGCGCATTGAAGGGGACGGGTATATTTCTGCGCGTCCGGATCCAGCATGAGGATACATGCCTCCATGGCCACGGGGATCATGTTCCGGGTCTCTTCTCTGAGCCGTTCCAGGATCTCGTTCACCTCCATGGTGGAGGCCAGGGTCTTGGAGACGCGGCGCTGGGCCTCAAATCGCTCCTTATAGTACTGGTTCATTTCAAGCCCTCTTTACAGTCGGGGACATGGAGACGCCCGCCCCCGGGAGTGAATATACGGATGGAGATTCAAAGGATTCTGCCTCCCCCGATATTTTTCCATGTTTGGCCAGTGCCGCTAATCCGTCAGGATCCAGCAGGCGGATACGCCTGCCGCTTACCTCGATAAGCCCCTGGCTGCTCATCTTTGAAAATATCCGCGAGAGGGTCTCAGGGATGGTCCCCAGCAGACTGGCAAGATGTGCCTTTGAGATGCTGAGCCTGATCAGGCCCTCTTGCTTCTCTTCATCAGCGAGGTAGAGGAGATAGGCGGCCAGGCGGCCGGGGACCTCCTTGAGAGAGAGGTTCTCTATCTGCACCGTGAATTGGCGAAGCCGCATGGAAAGGACCGCGAGCATATTGAGGGCGAGGGAGGGGTTGGCGGTGATAAGATCGACGAATGCCTTTCGAGGAAAAAAGAGGATGCGGGACTCGGAAATGGCCTGAGCGCTTGCAGGGAAATGCCTTCCGGTAAACACCGGGACCTCGCCGAACGGTTCTCCGGGACCGAAGATATGAAGGATCTGTTCCTTTCCCTCCAGGGACAGCTTGAATATCTTGACGAGCCCGGTGGCCACCAGATAAAAGCCGTTCCCCTTGTCTCCTTCCGAAAATATGGCGGCACCCTTTTTGAACCGCATGTCCTCCACAATGCCTTCGATCTCCCTGATCTGGGCCTCAGGGAGGCCTTTAAATAGAAGGGCCGTCTCGATAAATGCCGTCAGGTTTTTTCTCAATACCCCGCTCCTTTCCATGGCCAAACAGGAGGGCCTTTCAGAAGGTCCTTCTCAAAAAGGCCATAGACAACAGCCTCCCGCGGTGAACTCTCCCTCGCATGAGGCCAACTGGCCTCTATACTTCACGGCCCTGTTTTGGACCTTATCGGCCACCCGTATGAGCCATTGCTTTTTGGCGTAGGTCTTTCTGTTAAACCCACCGCGACCTTCATGATATGCCAGGTAGAGGTTGCGGGCATCATTCTTGGCGATCCCGCAGTGTTTTACACTCAGATAGCAATACCACCCCACAAAATCGATGGCATCGCCGAAATCATCCCTGTCGGCCCATGAATTGCCCGTGCTTTTCTGGTATTCCTCCCATGTCTCATCTTTGGCCTGGGCATATCCATACGCCGAAGACGGTCTTGGGCCCGGGAAAATCCATAGACAGGTGGTCCTTGGGGGCCTGGCATCGCCCACATACTTGGATTCCTGGTGGAGGAGGGCCATCATAACGGGTATGGGGATGCCCCACCGCTTGTACGACTCAGCCGCATCTTCATACCAGTCGGAATGTTCCCTGAAAATCTCGCACACATTATCGATCCGTTTGGGCGGAGCCGTCGTAGCGCATCCGAAGGACACCAACATCATGAAACTCGTCAGGACCTTGAATGTCAACCATTGGAAATTCATGAGCTTTGAGCGGGGCCTGCGCAATCGGTTAGCTCCATTTGTCCCGAACGAGAATGGCGGACCGCTCCTTCACCTCTCAAGCGGTTGACTCCGACCCTCCGGGCCCTGACCCGTTAATCTCTGAACCCGTGGGCGGTGAGCGTTTACACCTTGACCTATTGCCAAATGATCTTTACCATATAAACCTTTATTTGGAAAGTCCTTCATCGTCTTTGGAATTTTTGGTTGTAATCCCGCCTTGCGGGACACCCTGCGGAGAAGTCGGCGCCATATCAATCAGCGCTCAATTTGCCGGGAGTTGCACCAATACCTTTTTGGTTGCGGCGGTCAGGGGCCTTGGCCCCTTATCTTCGAGGCGACACAGGGGAGTGTCATGGGATCCTATGATATCATCATCAGGAACGGCAGCATCCTGACCATGGACGCAGACAATTCGGTGATAGAGGACGGCCGGGTGTACATCAACGGCGACACCATCGTCCGGGTCGGGCACTGCGACGATGAGGCATCTGATGCAAAAAAGACGATCGATGCCCAAGGCGGCCTGATCCTTCCCGGTCTGATCAACGGTCACACCCACGCCGCCATGAGCCTCTTCAGGGGTCTGGCCGACGACCTCCCGCTCATGGAGTGGCTGAACCACTACATCTTCCCGGCAGAAAAGAGAATCGACGCTCGCTTTGTCTACACCGGGACCCTCCTGGCCTGTGCCGAAATGATTCTATCCGGCGCCACCACCTTCTGCGACATGTATCTTTTTGAGGACCAGACAGCAGAGGCGGCGTCACGGGCCGGAATGAGATGCCTGGCAGGCGAGGTCCTTTATGATTTTTCCTCTCCCAATTACGGGGATCCGGAGAACGGATTGGCGTATACCGAATTTCTGATCCGCAAATGGGAGCACCATCCCCTGATTTCCATCGCTGTGGAGCCCCATTCTCTGTTTACCTGCAGCCCGGATCTCCTCATCCGGGCAAACCAGATCGCATCGGACCACCATCTGCCGCTCATTATTCATGTGGCTGAAACCCTCCCTGAGGTCATGGAAATCAAGGAGCGGTATGGTAAGACGCCGGTTGAGCACCTCGAATCCCTGGGGCTTTTGGGCCCCAGTCTGATAATGGATCATGCCGTGCATCTGGATACATGGGATATCGACCAGATTGCGGAGCATGGCGTCAAAGTGATTCATAACCCTGAGAGCAACATGAAACTTGCCTCCGGCATCGCCCCCATACCTGAACTGTTGAACCGTGGCGTGACCGTGGGGATCGGAACGGACGGCTGCGCCTCCAACAACAACCTGGACCTCTTTACAGAGATGGACATGGCGGCCAAGCTTCATAAGGCCCGGGCCATGGATCCGACCGTCATGGATGCGGTCACCGTGCTGAGAATGGCCACCATTGAAGGTGCCCGGGCCCTGGGTCTTCAGGATCTCATCGGTTCCATCGAGACAGGCAAAAAGGCGGATATCATCATTGTTGAGACAAATAGGCCTCATCTGACGCCCATGTACAATCCCTTTTCTCATCTGGTATACGCTGCCCGGGGAAGCGATGTCAGCCACGTTGTCATTAACGGCCGACTGGTCATGGCCCATGGGAGACTGCTCACCATGGACCTGGAAGAGATCATGGGACACGCCAGAGAGAGTTCAATGAAAGTCAGAGAATGGGTTTCGAACGGATAAGCCCGCCGGATGACCTTAACGTCGCCTTTTTTTTGGTCGGGCGATCCAACTGCCGGGCACTGTAGCGGGGATAGGCGAGGATGCATCCGCGCCTCTATGTTTAGATCCGGAAAAACGGGTGCACGCATATGCGCCGCAATCGGTGGACAAACACATCTCCGCTGAAAAACCAGGATTGAGAGCCATGGTTATTGCAGACAGAAGATTTGTCTCATTGGGAAGCCGGTTGAAAGGGGTCCCGGAGGTAGAGACGCTGGGGGTCAGACCCAATTTTCTGGACTAT is drawn from Deltaproteobacteria bacterium and contains these coding sequences:
- a CDS encoding GAF domain-containing protein, which encodes MNQYYKERFEAQRRVSKTLASTMEVNEILERLREETRNMIPVAMEACILMLDPDAQKYTRPLQCALYDRPVNCILCKRRRPAIQKAIARKKGIVVARSEAIVRHEGEEVNIGPEAAIPIFVDNKILAVISVVARPGTRFTRKDFYLIQDLSEIAGNAIMAAKRHWAITQEKIEITQKLAHLSPFVPQSVRRIVEKHPEMLTQEKEKKEVTVLFLDLEGYTRLSSHRPETEVNELVEKMFSSFVDPIHRSGGDINETAGDGLMIIFKNDDAGTNALNAVKAAFDIRTRNLGLNQEFGGKFGEINVNMGINSGVALLGMTTFKGSLDTRMTYTASGPVTNLAARLADYATGGDILIGETTKGLIEGLWPVFDRGQVLLKGIDTPLRIYSLLRDAS
- a CDS encoding Crp/Fnr family transcriptional regulator — protein: MERSGVLRKNLTAFIETALLFKGLPEAQIREIEGIVEDMRFKKGAAIFSEGDKGNGFYLVATGLVKIFKLSLEGKEQILHIFGPGEPFGEVPVFTGRHFPASAQAISESRILFFPRKAFVDLITANPSLALNMLAVLSMRLRQFTVQIENLSLKEVPGRLAAYLLYLADEEKQEGLIRLSISKAHLASLLGTIPETLSRIFSKMSSQGLIEVSGRRIRLLDPDGLAALAKHGKISGEAESFESPSVYSLPGAGVSMSPTVKRA
- a CDS encoding amidohydrolase encodes the protein MGSYDIIIRNGSILTMDADNSVIEDGRVYINGDTIVRVGHCDDEASDAKKTIDAQGGLILPGLINGHTHAAMSLFRGLADDLPLMEWLNHYIFPAEKRIDARFVYTGTLLACAEMILSGATTFCDMYLFEDQTAEAASRAGMRCLAGEVLYDFSSPNYGDPENGLAYTEFLIRKWEHHPLISIAVEPHSLFTCSPDLLIRANQIASDHHLPLIIHVAETLPEVMEIKERYGKTPVEHLESLGLLGPSLIMDHAVHLDTWDIDQIAEHGVKVIHNPESNMKLASGIAPIPELLNRGVTVGIGTDGCASNNNLDLFTEMDMAAKLHKARAMDPTVMDAVTVLRMATIEGARALGLQDLIGSIETGKKADIIIVETNRPHLTPMYNPFSHLVYAARGSDVSHVVINGRLVMAHGRLLTMDLEEIMGHARESSMKVREWVSNG